A genomic segment from Sulfuritalea hydrogenivorans sk43H encodes:
- a CDS encoding 3-hydroxyacyl-CoA dehydrogenase, translated as MPVDIQSPSLCIGIVGTGAMGRGIAQIAAQAGIRVLLFDALHGAATSARETVIATLGKLAEKGKISAEALAAASAKLEVVPKLDAMASAQVVVEAIVENLDVKKALFQQLEDIIAADCILATNTSSLSVTSIAAACKRPERVGGFHFFNPVPLMKIVEVIDGLVTAPWVSEALLALGRRMGHTAVGARDTPGFIVNHAGRGFVTEALRVLGESVAEFHEIDRIMREAAGFRMGPFELLDLTGLDVSQPVMESIYNQYYQEPRYRPSAIAAQRLAGGLLGRKTGRGFYAYANGTAAAMPVASVPAGKPASVWISQTHPEWAEVLRDIVAAAGVTVEIDHDPGPEALCIVTPLGGDATTSCLMQGLDPQRTVAIDGLFGLAAGTTKRRTLMTTPLTTAAMRDAAHALFAVDGTAVSVIRDSAGFVAQRIVACIVNIGCDIAQQRVASPADIDRAVSLGLGYPRGPLAFGDALGARNVLAVLENMQQFYGDPRYRPSPWLKRRALLGVSLLTEET; from the coding sequence ATGCCCGTCGACATCCAGTCGCCTTCCCTGTGCATCGGCATCGTCGGCACCGGCGCCATGGGCCGCGGCATTGCCCAGATCGCTGCGCAGGCCGGCATCCGCGTGCTGCTGTTCGACGCGCTGCACGGCGCGGCGACCAGCGCGCGCGAAACGGTGATCGCCACGCTGGGCAAGCTCGCCGAAAAGGGCAAGATCTCCGCCGAGGCGCTCGCCGCCGCATCGGCCAAACTTGAAGTCGTGCCCAAACTGGACGCCATGGCGTCGGCGCAGGTCGTCGTCGAGGCCATCGTCGAAAACCTCGACGTCAAGAAAGCCCTGTTCCAGCAGCTGGAAGACATCATCGCCGCGGACTGCATACTCGCCACCAATACCTCGTCGCTCTCGGTGACTTCGATTGCCGCCGCCTGCAAACGCCCCGAGCGCGTCGGCGGCTTCCACTTCTTCAACCCCGTGCCGCTGATGAAAATCGTCGAGGTCATCGACGGCCTGGTCACCGCGCCCTGGGTGTCGGAAGCACTGCTGGCGCTGGGTCGCCGCATGGGCCACACCGCGGTCGGCGCCCGCGACACGCCGGGCTTCATCGTCAATCATGCCGGGCGCGGCTTCGTCACCGAAGCGCTGCGCGTCCTCGGCGAAAGCGTCGCCGAATTCCACGAAATCGACCGCATCATGCGCGAGGCCGCCGGCTTCCGCATGGGACCCTTCGAACTGCTTGACCTCACCGGGCTCGACGTCTCGCAGCCGGTCATGGAATCGATCTACAACCAGTACTACCAGGAACCGCGCTACCGGCCCTCGGCAATCGCCGCGCAACGGCTGGCGGGTGGACTGCTGGGGCGCAAGACCGGGCGCGGCTTTTATGCCTACGCCAACGGCACCGCCGCGGCGATGCCCGTGGCATCGGTGCCGGCCGGTAAACCCGCCAGCGTCTGGATCAGCCAGACCCATCCGGAATGGGCCGAGGTTCTGCGCGACATCGTGGCCGCCGCCGGCGTAACGGTCGAGATCGACCACGATCCCGGCCCCGAGGCCCTATGCATCGTCACCCCGCTGGGCGGCGACGCCACCACCAGCTGCCTGATGCAGGGGCTCGACCCGCAACGCACGGTGGCCATCGACGGCCTGTTCGGACTCGCCGCCGGCACAACGAAACGGCGCACCCTGATGACCACGCCGCTGACCACGGCCGCCATGCGCGATGCCGCGCACGCCCTGTTTGCCGTCGACGGCACCGCCGTCAGCGTGATCCGCGACAGTGCCGGCTTCGTCGCCCAGCGCATCGTCGCCTGCATCGTCAACATCGGTTGCGACATCGCCCAGCAGCGCGTCGCCAGCCCGGCCGACATCGACCGCGCGGTGAGCCTCGGCCTGGGCTATCCCAGGGGGCCGCTGGCATTCGGCGACGCATTGGGCGCGAGGAACGTGCTGGCCGTGCTGGAAAACATGCAGCAGTTCTACGGCGACCCGCGTTACCGCCCCAGTCCCTGGCTCAAGCGCCGCGCCCTGCTCGGCGTGTCGCTGCTCACCGAGGAGACCTGA
- a CDS encoding acyl-CoA thioesterase produces the protein MHAPSELAAFRLRHTLRVRWAEVDPQNIVFNGHYLSYFDIGITEYWRAIGLPYPEGIAGTGGDLFAVRSVINYHASARYDEFIDICARAAKLGNSSMTFEMAIFRDGERLVSGEMVYVNADPETKKSRPLPEKLRKAIEAWEAGKAVA, from the coding sequence ATGCACGCACCGTCCGAACTCGCCGCCTTCCGCCTGCGCCACACCCTGCGCGTGCGCTGGGCCGAAGTCGATCCGCAGAACATCGTCTTCAACGGCCACTACCTGAGCTACTTCGACATCGGCATCACCGAATACTGGCGCGCCATCGGCCTGCCCTACCCGGAAGGCATTGCCGGCACCGGCGGCGACCTGTTCGCGGTGCGCAGCGTGATCAACTACCACGCCTCGGCGCGCTACGACGAGTTCATCGACATCTGCGCGCGCGCCGCCAAGCTGGGCAACTCCAGCATGACCTTCGAAATGGCCATCTTCCGCGACGGCGAACGCCTGGTCAGCGGCGAGATGGTCTATGTCAATGCCGATCCGGAAACAAAAAAATCGCGCCCGCTGCCGGAGAAGCTGCGCAAGGCGATCGAGGCCTGGGAAGCGGGTAAAGCTGTCGCCTGA
- a CDS encoding ABC transporter substrate-binding protein has product MTGRSRFRALILFVIFIAARATAFAAGNIKIAIDAEFGIPHSTSAQAVRTGAQVAVNEINSAGGVLGRKLEIIERDNRAVPARSLNNIRELAADPDVVAVMCGRYSPVVVELLPEIHRLKMPMLDPWAAADPITENDYSPNYVFRLSLRDSWALQVMMRHALKMGIRKVGILLPNTEWGRSSLKAAEKTATTDTHQEIAATQWYNWGDSGTIMAERYDAVRKTGAEALIFVANDREAVILTREMSRMPKEQRLPIIAHWGLTGGQFFEQSGTALKAIDLTVVQTYSFLGKSDPIARRVLTGLKSVTGSDDPRKVVSPVGVAHAYDLVHLLARAIKQARSTDRQAVRNAMENLGPYQGLVRQLDKPFTAKRHDALTVNEAFMARFADDGAIEPVIKIRH; this is encoded by the coding sequence ATGACAGGCCGATCCCGTTTCAGAGCCCTCATCCTTTTCGTAATCTTTATCGCCGCGCGTGCCACGGCGTTCGCGGCGGGAAATATCAAGATTGCGATCGACGCCGAATTCGGCATCCCCCACAGCACGTCAGCCCAGGCGGTTCGCACTGGTGCTCAAGTGGCCGTCAATGAGATCAATTCCGCGGGCGGTGTGCTGGGACGCAAGCTGGAAATAATCGAGCGGGATAACCGTGCGGTTCCTGCGCGCTCTCTGAACAATATCCGGGAGCTTGCGGCCGACCCTGATGTCGTCGCCGTAATGTGCGGCCGCTACAGTCCGGTCGTGGTCGAATTGCTGCCTGAGATCCACCGCCTCAAAATGCCGATGCTGGACCCATGGGCGGCTGCCGATCCGATTACCGAGAACGACTATTCGCCCAACTATGTGTTTCGCCTGTCGCTGAGGGATTCATGGGCTCTACAGGTAATGATGCGTCACGCCCTCAAGATGGGGATTCGCAAGGTCGGCATTCTTCTGCCCAATACGGAGTGGGGACGCAGCAGTCTGAAGGCTGCCGAAAAAACGGCGACCACGGACACGCACCAGGAAATTGCAGCCACTCAATGGTACAACTGGGGGGACTCGGGAACAATCATGGCTGAACGCTATGACGCGGTGCGCAAAACGGGGGCGGAAGCGCTCATATTCGTCGCCAACGACCGGGAAGCCGTAATTCTGACCAGGGAAATGTCCAGGATGCCGAAGGAACAACGCTTGCCGATCATCGCGCACTGGGGCCTGACGGGGGGGCAGTTCTTCGAGCAATCCGGGACGGCCTTGAAGGCCATTGACCTGACGGTCGTGCAAACCTACTCCTTCCTGGGCAAGTCCGATCCGATCGCAAGGCGCGTCCTGACCGGCTTGAAATCAGTCACCGGAAGCGACGATCCTCGCAAGGTGGTTTCACCGGTGGGTGTCGCGCATGCCTACGATTTGGTGCATCTGCTGGCCAGGGCCATCAAACAGGCCAGGAGTACGGATCGACAGGCAGTACGCAACGCCATGGAAAATCTCGGTCCATACCAGGGGCTCGTGCGGCAACTCGACAAGCCATTTACCGCAAAGCGCCACGATGCGCTCACCGTCAATGAAGCATTCATGGCGCGGTTCGCCGATGATGGCGCCATCGAGCCCGTCATCAAGATCAGGCACTGA
- a CDS encoding ATP-binding protein, whose protein sequence is MNLKALRQWNDRSLANSFALRAGLIAIGSSLVVALISLIVIFSVEHATLRSSLQEKAWRLAERVEGTINTVESAVIDLSRNPMFTTALLDSKGRDTYVVPFLENYRFPVSASSGLALCDINGQRLAGMRTALSDCRASSPLFKEVIATGRTQRELVTHENGHLSWTIYQGVVFTYTSTVEGVVVTQLDLNEVLRDVPRDFELDGVALLRTGDLANLVDINVNETPGDGSDTARTRLFKNRPDAVPFPIEVATYKHLSPFQDKLIPLVLGYGLGSLLLVLLVAFWARRVSQQLIAPLAKLTDAAHVIADSGDLSIEVPSVETGEVGHLASAFNFMIRTLQASEATLERKVAERTEALKESQAAAEAANIAKSRFLATMSHEIRTPMNGILGMAQLLLAPKLTDAERLDYARTVLGSGQTLLALLNDILDLSKVEAGKIELETTAFDPAQIIQETMALFVQAADNKALRLESDGFDANGQRYQGDPQRLRQMLSNLVGNAIKFTARGHVRIRAREVDRNIQGAVLEFSVADTGIGIAADKQELLFKPFSQTDSSTTRQFGGTGLGLSIVYGLARLMGGDVGVESEAGQGSRFWFRVRVRPVVAGSEAIGEPKAQGHEPRHVDSPPQYSGRVLVVEDNLTNRKVIEALLKRLGLAVVIAEDGQRGVDVVTSGEAIDLILMDLQMPVMNGYVATTRIRQWEAAKDRPHHAIIALTADAFDEDRQRCLAAGMDDFLPKPIAFDMLIETLGKWLPAKREEPLLIPSSAPTRKAVDVADIVALWRELEPLLVENKFDAVNRFRALQHAVAETDAAAEIDEVARLLEEFRFDAAHQRMCSIVTAHGWEEKAS, encoded by the coding sequence GTGAACCTCAAGGCATTGCGGCAATGGAACGATCGCAGTCTTGCAAATTCGTTTGCGCTGCGTGCGGGGCTGATTGCCATTGGCAGCAGCCTGGTGGTCGCACTGATTTCACTGATTGTGATCTTCTCGGTCGAACACGCCACGCTCCGGTCAAGCCTCCAGGAAAAAGCCTGGCGACTGGCGGAGCGCGTTGAAGGAACGATCAATACGGTCGAGAGTGCCGTGATCGATCTTTCAAGGAATCCGATGTTCACCACGGCCCTCCTCGATTCAAAGGGGCGCGACACCTACGTCGTCCCTTTTCTTGAGAACTACAGGTTTCCCGTCTCCGCGAGCAGCGGATTGGCCCTGTGTGACATCAATGGCCAGCGCCTGGCTGGAATGCGGACCGCACTATCAGACTGCCGCGCAAGTTCGCCATTATTCAAAGAGGTCATCGCCACCGGAAGGACTCAGAGGGAATTGGTGACGCACGAGAATGGACATCTTTCATGGACTATCTATCAAGGGGTCGTCTTCACTTACACCAGTACCGTTGAAGGTGTCGTGGTAACCCAGCTTGATCTGAATGAGGTCTTGCGCGATGTTCCGAGAGACTTCGAGCTTGACGGAGTCGCGCTGCTGCGGACCGGTGATTTGGCCAACCTCGTTGACATAAATGTTAATGAAACACCCGGTGATGGTTCCGACACGGCGCGAACACGACTGTTCAAGAACAGGCCGGATGCCGTCCCATTTCCGATCGAGGTGGCGACCTATAAGCATCTATCCCCTTTTCAGGACAAGCTGATTCCTCTCGTCCTCGGCTATGGTTTGGGCAGTTTGTTGCTGGTGCTCCTGGTCGCGTTCTGGGCACGCCGGGTCTCGCAACAATTGATCGCGCCGTTGGCAAAATTGACGGATGCAGCACACGTCATCGCCGATTCGGGAGATCTGAGTATCGAAGTCCCGAGCGTTGAAACGGGCGAGGTGGGCCACCTCGCCAGCGCCTTCAATTTCATGATCAGGACGCTCCAGGCTTCCGAAGCAACGCTTGAGCGCAAAGTTGCGGAACGTACCGAGGCATTGAAAGAATCGCAGGCCGCGGCCGAAGCTGCCAATATTGCCAAGAGCCGCTTCCTGGCGACGATGAGCCACGAGATCCGCACCCCGATGAACGGAATTCTCGGCATGGCGCAACTGCTGCTGGCGCCGAAGCTCACGGATGCTGAACGCCTCGACTATGCGCGGACCGTCCTCGGTTCAGGGCAAACGCTGCTTGCCCTGCTCAACGACATTCTCGACCTGTCGAAAGTGGAAGCGGGCAAGATCGAGCTGGAGACAACGGCCTTCGATCCCGCGCAGATCATCCAGGAAACCATGGCCTTGTTCGTCCAGGCAGCGGACAACAAGGCGCTGCGACTCGAAAGCGACGGGTTCGATGCCAACGGCCAACGCTACCAGGGCGACCCGCAGCGCCTGCGCCAGATGTTGTCCAATCTGGTGGGTAATGCCATCAAGTTCACGGCGCGGGGTCATGTTCGCATCCGCGCACGCGAGGTTGATCGCAACATTCAGGGAGCGGTGCTCGAATTCAGTGTCGCCGACACCGGAATTGGCATAGCGGCAGACAAACAGGAGCTTCTGTTCAAGCCTTTCTCGCAAACCGACAGTTCAACCACGCGCCAATTCGGCGGTACGGGACTCGGTCTGTCGATCGTGTATGGCCTGGCCCGGTTGATGGGGGGTGACGTCGGCGTCGAGAGCGAAGCCGGACAAGGCTCGCGATTCTGGTTCCGCGTTCGTGTCCGTCCGGTGGTCGCAGGATCGGAAGCCATCGGCGAGCCGAAGGCGCAGGGCCACGAGCCACGCCACGTGGATTCACCCCCGCAATATTCAGGTCGGGTACTCGTCGTCGAAGATAACCTGACCAACCGCAAGGTCATCGAGGCCCTGCTGAAAAGGCTGGGCCTGGCCGTGGTTATAGCCGAAGACGGTCAGCGGGGTGTGGATGTGGTGACCAGCGGCGAGGCAATCGACCTGATCCTGATGGACCTGCAGATGCCGGTCATGAACGGCTATGTCGCGACCACGCGGATCAGGCAATGGGAGGCCGCGAAGGACCGACCACACCATGCGATCATTGCCCTGACGGCCGATGCCTTCGACGAAGATCGCCAGCGTTGCCTGGCGGCGGGTATGGATGACTTCCTTCCGAAGCCGATCGCATTCGATATGCTGATCGAAACGCTGGGCAAGTGGTTGCCTGCCAAACGGGAGGAACCGCTATTGATTCCCTCGTCCGCGCCGACGCGAAAAGCGGTTGATGTTGCCGACATCGTCGCCTTGTGGCGGGAACTTGAACCCTTGCTGGTCGAGAACAAGTTTGATGCGGTGAACCGGTTCAGAGCCCTGCAGCACGCCGTTGCGGAAACCGATGCAGCCGCCGAGATCGACGAGGTGGCGCGGCTGCTGGAGGAATTCCGTTTTGACGCCGCACATCAGCGCATGTGCAGCATAGTGACAGCCCACGGCTGGGAAGAAAAGGCATCATGA
- a CDS encoding hybrid sensor histidine kinase/response regulator — MSDPRPKILVIDDTPANLGTLGAALESDFELQIATSGSMGLALARKTLPDLILLDVMMPEMDGYETCRRIMADPHLHMIPVIFVTALTDDEAESAGLARGAADYLTKPIKVSTARQRIRNLLERERLRKEVEQHRHHLEELVLARTAELVTARDAAEAANRAKTIFLANMSHELRTPMNGIMGMTDLALRRITDPRAIDQLGKARQSAQHLLSIINNVLDIASLEAEQLTLEPANFTPGSVLANIRSLFGEDAKAKGLALIMELSPELDDKTVRGDPARLEQILQNLVENAIKFTAQGSVNVRMSAVSETPTDILLRFEVADTGIGISPEDKNGIFEAFAQADGSSTRKYGGTGLGLVISRHLSVLMGGAIGVESQAGAGSCFWFTALLHKPVGLPV, encoded by the coding sequence ATGAGCGACCCACGCCCCAAAATCCTGGTTATCGACGACACGCCGGCGAATCTGGGCACGCTCGGAGCGGCACTGGAATCCGACTTCGAATTGCAGATTGCGACTTCGGGCTCCATGGGACTCGCTCTGGCCCGGAAAACACTCCCCGATCTGATTCTGCTCGATGTGATGATGCCGGAGATGGATGGTTACGAAACCTGCCGGCGGATCATGGCCGACCCACATCTGCACATGATCCCGGTGATCTTTGTCACCGCACTGACGGACGATGAGGCCGAGAGTGCCGGGCTTGCCCGGGGTGCGGCGGACTACCTGACCAAGCCGATCAAGGTGAGCACCGCACGGCAGCGCATCCGCAACCTGCTGGAACGCGAGCGACTGCGCAAAGAAGTCGAGCAGCACCGCCATCATCTTGAGGAGCTCGTCCTCGCCCGCACTGCTGAACTTGTCACCGCCCGTGACGCCGCCGAAGCCGCCAACCGGGCCAAGACGATTTTCCTTGCGAACATGAGCCATGAACTGCGAACCCCCATGAACGGCATCATGGGCATGACCGATCTGGCGTTGCGCCGAATTACCGATCCCAGGGCAATCGATCAGCTTGGCAAGGCCAGGCAATCTGCCCAGCACCTGCTCTCCATCATCAACAATGTCCTTGACATCGCTTCGCTCGAAGCCGAGCAGCTGACGCTGGAGCCGGCCAACTTCACTCCAGGCAGTGTTCTCGCGAACATCCGGAGCCTGTTCGGCGAGGACGCAAAGGCAAAGGGGTTGGCGCTCATCATGGAGCTATCGCCGGAGCTGGACGATAAAACCGTTCGGGGCGATCCCGCAAGACTGGAACAGATACTTCAGAATCTGGTGGAGAATGCGATCAAATTCACCGCCCAGGGCAGTGTCAATGTCCGCATGTCGGCCGTATCGGAGACCCCGACAGACATTCTGCTTCGCTTCGAGGTTGCGGATACCGGCATCGGAATTTCACCCGAGGACAAGAATGGAATTTTCGAGGCTTTCGCGCAGGCAGACGGCTCCTCGACGCGAAAATATGGCGGAACGGGACTCGGACTGGTCATAAGCAGGCACCTGTCCGTACTGATGGGTGGTGCGATTGGCGTCGAGAGCCAGGCCGGCGCCGGAAGCTGTTTCTGGTTTACCGCGCTGTTGCACAAACCCGTCGGCCTGCCTGTTTAG
- the rlmB gene encoding 23S rRNA (guanosine(2251)-2'-O)-methyltransferase RlmB has protein sequence MTDTRLIHGFHAITAKLRHAADDVKEITVAEGRQDGRMRELLKLAEAHGVRVILSDAKRLDGLAGGTQHQGVVAKVAAQAKHVTLDDVLDGLTEPPLLLVLDGVTDPHNLGACLRVADAAGAHAVVTPKDKACGLNATVIKVASGAADTVPYIVVTNLARSLREMQERGIWVIGAAGEADKELYAIDQKGPCAWVLGAEGAGMRRLTRETCDELAKIPMHGSVESLNVSVSAGICLFEARRQRGR, from the coding sequence ATGACTGACACCCGCTTGATCCACGGCTTCCATGCCATCACCGCCAAGCTGCGCCACGCCGCCGACGACGTCAAGGAAATCACCGTCGCCGAGGGCCGCCAGGACGGCCGCATGCGCGAGCTGCTGAAGCTGGCCGAAGCCCACGGCGTGCGCGTCATCCTCTCCGACGCCAAGCGGCTCGATGGCCTCGCCGGCGGCACGCAGCACCAGGGCGTGGTGGCGAAGGTCGCCGCACAGGCGAAGCATGTGACGCTGGACGACGTGCTCGACGGCCTTACCGAACCGCCCCTGTTGCTGGTGCTGGATGGCGTCACCGATCCGCACAATCTCGGCGCCTGCCTGCGCGTGGCGGATGCCGCCGGCGCGCACGCGGTGGTGACGCCCAAGGACAAGGCCTGCGGCCTCAATGCGACCGTGATCAAGGTTGCCAGCGGCGCCGCCGACACCGTGCCCTATATCGTCGTCACCAACCTGGCGCGGTCCTTGCGCGAGATGCAGGAACGCGGCATCTGGGTCATCGGGGCGGCGGGCGAGGCCGACAAGGAACTCTATGCCATCGACCAGAAAGGCCCCTGCGCCTGGGTGCTTGGCGCCGAAGGCGCCGGCATGCGCCGCCTGACGCGCGAGACCTGCGACGAACTGGCGAAGATTCCGATGCACGGCAGCGTCGAAAGCCTCAACGTTTCCGTGTCCGCCGGGATTTGTCTGTTCGAGGCAAGGCGGCAGCGGGGCAGGTGA
- a CDS encoding mechanosensitive ion channel family protein, producing the protein MSEHELASLWRGVLADLRQPDLVWQLLVLAGCLLLAKLGERLVRARHVAAGRAWELGHGGLKRIAFPLLALVLVLLARPVAQQWVHVSLLSLALPLLSSLAVIRVVFYVLRVSFIGATWLGQFERIFAGLVWGIVALHITGLLPEAIEVLESVKFSAGKQKLTLWNVLQGVVAVLATLLVALWLSSMIEARLNAAAGLDNNLRAVFVRLSKALLILLAVLIGLPMVGIDLTTLSVFGGALGVGLGFGLQKIASNYVSGFIILLDDSIRIGNVIAVGNDRGEVTRITTRYTVLKNLDGVEALVPNELLVGSVVQNQSYSSPRVRIALPVQVGYESDLERAMAIMVAAARAQPRVLADPEPAVLLREFADSGINLELGFWVEDQEKGVGGLRSDINLAIWREFKQAGIAIPFPQREIRILGGAQQ; encoded by the coding sequence ATGAGCGAACACGAACTGGCCAGCCTCTGGCGCGGCGTTCTTGCCGATCTGCGCCAGCCCGACCTGGTCTGGCAACTGCTGGTGCTGGCGGGCTGCCTGCTGCTGGCCAAGCTGGGCGAGCGCCTGGTGCGCGCCCGCCACGTCGCCGCCGGGCGGGCATGGGAGCTCGGCCATGGCGGACTGAAACGGATCGCCTTTCCGCTGCTGGCGCTGGTGCTGGTGCTGCTGGCGCGCCCCGTTGCACAGCAGTGGGTGCACGTCAGCCTGTTGTCGCTCGCGCTGCCGCTGCTGTCGTCGCTGGCGGTGATTCGCGTGGTGTTCTATGTGCTGCGCGTCAGCTTCATCGGCGCCACCTGGCTCGGCCAGTTCGAGCGCATCTTCGCCGGGCTGGTGTGGGGCATCGTCGCCTTGCACATCACCGGCCTGCTGCCCGAGGCAATCGAGGTGCTGGAGTCGGTCAAATTCAGCGCCGGCAAGCAGAAGCTGACGCTGTGGAACGTGCTGCAGGGCGTCGTCGCGGTGCTGGCGACGCTGCTGGTCGCGCTCTGGCTGTCGAGCATGATCGAGGCACGGCTGAACGCCGCCGCCGGGCTCGACAACAACCTGCGGGCGGTCTTCGTCCGGCTGTCCAAGGCGCTGCTGATCTTGCTGGCGGTGCTGATCGGCCTGCCGATGGTCGGCATCGACCTCACCACGCTTTCCGTGTTCGGCGGCGCGCTCGGTGTCGGCCTCGGTTTCGGCCTGCAAAAGATCGCCAGCAACTATGTCTCGGGCTTCATCATCCTGCTCGATGATTCCATCCGCATCGGCAATGTCATCGCCGTCGGCAACGACCGCGGTGAAGTGACGCGCATCACCACGCGCTACACGGTGCTGAAGAACCTCGACGGCGTCGAGGCGCTGGTGCCCAACGAACTGCTGGTCGGCTCGGTGGTGCAGAACCAGTCCTACAGCAGCCCGCGGGTGCGCATCGCGCTGCCGGTGCAGGTCGGCTACGAAAGCGACCTGGAGCGCGCCATGGCCATCATGGTGGCGGCGGCACGCGCCCAGCCACGCGTGCTGGCCGACCCGGAACCGGCGGTATTGCTCAGGGAATTCGCTGATTCGGGCATCAATCTCGAACTAGGTTTCTGGGTCGAAGACCAGGAGAAAGGCGTCGGCGGCCTGCGCTCGGACATCAATCTCGCCATCTGGCGCGAATTCAAGCAGGCCGGTATCGCAATTCCCTTCCCGCAACGCGAAATTCGAATTCTTGGTGGAGCACAGCAATGA
- a CDS encoding phospholipase D family nuclease yields the protein MLIALALALPFSASAGAAPLPATGTVEVLFTPWDDAEGAIVRALGEARKSIHVQAYLLTSRSIARALQEAKARGVAVEILADREMLEKSDKSLLPLLREGGIPVWLETRYASAHNKVLLIDALAANGFVITGSYNFTWSAQARNAENLLILRDNPALVRRYLDNWQRHREQAEKMSGTN from the coding sequence TTGTTAATTGCGCTGGCGCTGGCGCTGCCTTTCAGCGCCAGCGCCGGCGCCGCGCCGCTGCCGGCGACGGGCACGGTCGAAGTGCTGTTCACGCCCTGGGACGATGCCGAGGGCGCCATCGTGCGCGCGCTGGGCGAAGCGCGAAAGAGCATCCATGTGCAGGCCTACCTGCTCACCAGCCGCTCGATCGCCAGGGCGCTGCAGGAGGCGAAGGCGCGTGGCGTGGCGGTGGAAATCCTCGCCGACCGCGAGATGCTGGAAAAGAGCGACAAGTCCCTGCTGCCGCTGCTGCGCGAGGGTGGCATTCCGGTCTGGCTGGAAACCCGCTATGCCTCGGCGCACAACAAGGTGCTGCTGATCGACGCGCTCGCCGCAAACGGATTCGTCATCACCGGCAGCTACAATTTCACCTGGTCGGCGCAGGCGCGCAATGCCGAGAACCTGCTGATCCTGCGCGACAATCCGGCGCTGGTGCGGCGCTATCTGGACAACTGGCAACGACATCGCGAGCAGGCCGAAAAAATGAGCGGAACGAACTGA